One part of the Anaerolineales bacterium genome encodes these proteins:
- a CDS encoding PHP domain-containing protein, producing MLTVETHCHTDASGDCRVRVEDLVKTARRRGIDRLVVTDHNTISGAVRAQQLAPELIIVGQEIMTEQGELLAFFVSQEVPRDLPPMEAIRLLREQAAYISVSHPFDPRRGWELRALEAIAPYVDAVEIFNARNILPAYNEAAERFAARFQLGGTAGSDAHTLIEVGRATMQVPEFTDAASLRAAMPRAQYTKRASGPLIRLASRYAAILNKLR from the coding sequence ATGCTCACTGTTGAAACCCATTGCCATACTGACGCCAGCGGCGACTGCCGCGTGCGTGTGGAGGACTTGGTGAAGACCGCCCGCCGGCGCGGGATCGACCGCCTGGTGGTGACCGACCATAACACCATCAGCGGAGCGGTGCGGGCACAGCAGCTGGCCCCGGAGCTCATTATTGTGGGGCAGGAGATCATGACCGAGCAGGGCGAGCTGCTGGCCTTCTTCGTGAGCCAGGAGGTGCCGCGTGACCTGCCGCCCATGGAGGCTATCCGCCTGCTGCGTGAGCAGGCCGCCTACATCAGCGTCTCGCACCCGTTTGACCCGCGCCGCGGCTGGGAGCTGCGGGCGCTGGAGGCGATCGCCCCGTATGTGGACGCAGTGGAGATCTTCAATGCGCGCAACATCCTGCCGGCGTACAACGAGGCCGCCGAGCGCTTTGCCGCCCGCTTTCAGCTGGGCGGCACGGCCGGCTCGGACGCGCATACCCTGATCGAGGTGGGGCGGGCGACGATGCAGGTGCCAGAGTTCACGGATGCGGCCAGCCTGCGGGCGGCCATGCCGCGGGCGCAGTACACCAAGCGCGCCAGCGGGCCGCTGATCCGCCTGGCCTCTCGCTATGCAGCTATCCTCAACAAGCTGCGCTAG
- a CDS encoding pseudouridine-5'-phosphate glycosidase produces MFKLSLEVSQAILHGQPVVALESTVITHGLPRPQNLELAQALEAIVRAEGAIPATIAVIDGELCVGLDTAQLEARANDPEVRKLSSRDLAAAVAQKASGGTTVAATLRIAASARIRVFATGGIGGVHRGGHWDISADLPELARQPLVLVCAGAKAILDLPATLEQFETLGVPVVGYGTDAYPAFYSVDSGLATSNRVEDAAGAAALARAHWQLGGGGVLLAAPPPAEAAIPRDEVEAWITQAQAEANAQGIRGQAVSPFLLARVAQLSGGRSLQANLALLKNNARIAAGVAKELAEGSQQHA; encoded by the coding sequence ATGTTCAAACTCTCCCTCGAAGTCAGCCAGGCCATCCTGCACGGCCAGCCTGTGGTTGCCCTCGAATCGACCGTCATCACCCACGGCCTACCCCGCCCGCAGAACCTGGAGCTGGCCCAGGCGCTCGAAGCCATCGTGCGCGCCGAGGGCGCCATCCCCGCCACCATCGCCGTCATTGACGGCGAGCTGTGCGTGGGGCTGGACACCGCCCAGCTGGAGGCGCGCGCCAACGATCCTGAAGTCCGCAAGCTCAGCAGCCGAGACCTGGCCGCCGCCGTGGCCCAAAAGGCCAGCGGCGGCACCACCGTCGCGGCCACGCTGCGCATCGCCGCCAGCGCCCGCATCCGTGTCTTCGCCACCGGCGGTATCGGTGGCGTGCATCGGGGCGGGCACTGGGACATCTCGGCCGATCTGCCCGAGCTGGCCCGCCAGCCGCTGGTGCTGGTCTGCGCCGGCGCCAAAGCCATTCTCGACCTACCCGCTACGCTGGAGCAGTTCGAGACCCTCGGCGTGCCGGTGGTCGGCTATGGTACGGACGCTTACCCCGCCTTCTACTCCGTAGACAGCGGGCTCGCCACCAGCAACCGCGTGGAGGATGCCGCCGGGGCGGCCGCCCTGGCGCGGGCGCACTGGCAGCTGGGCGGCGGCGGCGTGCTGCTGGCCGCCCCGCCGCCGGCCGAGGCCGCCATCCCGCGCGACGAAGTGGAAGCCTGGATCACCCAGGCTCAAGCCGAGGCCAACGCGCAGGGCATCCGCGGCCAGGCCGTCTCGCCGTTCCTGCTGGCCCGCGTGGCCCAGCTCAGCGGCGGGCGCAGCCTGCAGGCGAACTTAGCGCTGCTCAAAAACAACGCCCGCATCGCCGCGGGCGTGGCCAAGGAGCTGGCTGAGGGCAGCCAGCAGCACGCCTGA
- a CDS encoding L,D-transpeptidase: MQDQLSRKEFLQLGGLALGGLTLQPLAQANRGLMSASKPNEATGLARVAVKELRLYSEPSYQSDVVATRSRDQLIYTFEEFESDLGPDFNPRWYRVDEGYAHTAYLQPVETQLNTPQVQINPAGELFEITVPLTQSYRFTRARGWEKLYRLYYLSTHWVTAITEGPDGALWYEITDELLKITYHVLAEHMRKVPASELTPINAHIPLHQKHVEVSIREQRLWAYEEGALLMDTKISTGIPYLVSTNGIPTATPRGTFSVTSKMPVRHMGDGNITADVEAYELPGVPWVSYFHEWGVAFHGTYWHDNYGNEMSHGCVNMKPHEAKWLFRWLMPESQYGEVQSIGPGTRVVVS; the protein is encoded by the coding sequence ATGCAAGACCAGCTCTCCCGCAAGGAATTCCTACAGCTCGGCGGCCTGGCCCTCGGTGGCCTGACCCTGCAGCCGCTGGCGCAGGCCAACCGCGGCCTGATGAGCGCCAGCAAGCCAAACGAAGCTACCGGCTTAGCCCGCGTGGCGGTCAAGGAGCTGCGCCTGTACAGCGAACCCTCCTACCAGAGCGATGTCGTCGCCACCCGCTCGCGTGACCAGCTCATCTACACCTTCGAAGAGTTCGAATCCGACCTGGGCCCAGATTTCAACCCGCGCTGGTACCGGGTAGACGAAGGCTACGCCCACACCGCCTACCTGCAACCCGTCGAAACCCAGCTCAACACGCCCCAAGTGCAGATCAACCCGGCCGGCGAACTGTTCGAGATCACCGTGCCACTCACCCAGTCCTACCGCTTCACCCGCGCCCGCGGCTGGGAGAAGCTCTACCGCCTCTACTACCTCTCCACCCACTGGGTCACCGCCATCACCGAGGGTCCGGATGGCGCCCTGTGGTACGAGATCACCGATGAGTTGCTCAAGATCACCTATCACGTACTCGCCGAGCACATGCGCAAAGTGCCCGCCAGCGAACTGACCCCGATCAATGCCCACATCCCGCTGCACCAGAAACACGTCGAGGTCAGCATTCGCGAGCAGCGTCTGTGGGCCTACGAAGAAGGCGCCCTACTGATGGACACCAAGATCTCCACCGGAATCCCCTATCTGGTCAGCACCAACGGCATCCCGACTGCCACGCCAAGAGGAACTTTTAGCGTCACTTCTAAAATGCCAGTACGCCACATGGGCGACGGCAACATCACCGCCGACGTGGAAGCCTACGAGCTGCCTGGCGTGCCGTGGGTCTCGTACTTCCACGAATGGGGTGTGGCTTTCCACGGCACCTACTGGCACGACAACTACGGCAACGAGATGAGCCACGGCTGCGTCAACATGAAGCCGCACGAGGCCAAGTGGTTGTTCCGCTGGCTCATGCCAGAGAGCCAGTATGGCGAAGTGCAATCCATTGGCCCGGGCACCCGCGTCGTGGTCAGCTAG
- a CDS encoding copper chaperone PCu(A)C has protein sequence MKKHYVAVLVVLAVALAACNNAGGRWHTHEAYSRPTLAGGTGATYFMLHNATETDDALIGASSDVAETVEIHLSGMVADGEAVESQQAAHDEHGEAGHAEGEHPMGETEMHDMSSIGTMVKVDRVELAASHEIAFAPGGYHIMLINLQRELSAGDTFELTLHFEHAEDLTIEVKVLAP, from the coding sequence TTGAAGAAGCACTATGTAGCTGTTCTTGTTGTGCTTGCCGTGGCGCTGGCTGCGTGCAACAACGCCGGCGGCCGCTGGCACACCCACGAAGCCTACAGCCGCCCCACCCTGGCCGGCGGCACCGGTGCAACCTACTTCATGCTGCACAACGCCACCGAAACCGATGACGCCCTGATCGGCGCCTCGTCTGACGTAGCCGAAACCGTCGAGATCCACCTCAGTGGCATGGTGGCGGATGGCGAAGCCGTCGAGAGCCAGCAAGCCGCCCATGACGAGCACGGCGAAGCCGGGCACGCTGAAGGCGAACATCCCATGGGCGAGACCGAAATGCACGACATGTCCAGCATCGGCACGATGGTGAAGGTGGACCGCGTCGAGCTTGCCGCCAGCCATGAGATCGCTTTCGCGCCGGGCGGCTATCACATCATGCTCATCAACCTGCAGCGCGAGCTCAGCGCCGGCGACACCTTCGAGCTGACCCTGCATTTCGAACACGCCGAAGACCTCACCATCGAGGTCAAGGTGCTGGCTCCGTAG
- a CDS encoding heme o synthase, producing MSPTKKKAAKKKAVRKAAPKLVVGNFRYLVLAAAISTFLLIVIGGIVRVTGSGLGCPDWPTCFGRILPPPQIEAQIEFSHRFWASAITSPLILLSAFFAWRRFRSVRLIWSPLFWSLPILAIQGALGAIVVLQELPPYIVAVHLGTAFLLLALLILATVTAFRLHAQPQQADKLVFRSRFARLAMGGVIGLFIVLVSGAFTAAEGATYACSGWPLCNGELIPSHPLGWLHMFHRLIVALLTVHIVMLLRAAWRTQRTQRGILSAATLTVVLYFAQVLVGALKVSMQFPIYLLGLHVATAAAVWAMMVVLVVLVGLAGRTTQDEEREAAKPVNRKQRLADFVLLTKPIIVALLLVTTYAGMVVAGKALPSLSLTFWTMLGGALAAGGSGAINQYIDREIDQHMTRTARRPIAAGRLTPAEGYAFGLGALVVSFYIMAGFVNLLAALLTLTGMLYYIVLYSLWLKHATVQNIVIGGGAGAIPPLVGWAAVTGDLSIPALFLFAIVFMWTPPHFWALALVKQNDYARAGVPMLPVVRGEKATRWQIWVYTLELVALTLLMPILGMAGGVYAVCAVLLGAWLIYWAWKVWKVGSNKIAWSMYRYSSMYLAFLFVALVVDALV from the coding sequence ATGAGCCCAACGAAGAAAAAAGCAGCAAAGAAAAAGGCTGTGCGCAAGGCTGCCCCCAAACTGGTGGTGGGCAACTTTCGCTATCTGGTGCTGGCCGCGGCCATCTCCACCTTCCTGCTGATCGTCATCGGCGGCATCGTGCGCGTCACCGGCTCCGGCCTGGGTTGCCCTGATTGGCCCACCTGCTTTGGCCGTATCCTGCCGCCGCCGCAGATCGAAGCGCAGATCGAGTTCAGCCATCGTTTTTGGGCTTCGGCCATCACCTCACCGCTCATTCTGCTCTCGGCCTTCTTCGCCTGGCGTCGCTTCCGCAGCGTGCGCCTGATCTGGTCCCCCTTGTTCTGGTCGCTGCCGATCCTGGCCATCCAGGGCGCCTTGGGGGCCATCGTCGTTTTGCAGGAGCTGCCGCCGTACATCGTAGCCGTCCACCTCGGCACCGCCTTCCTGCTGCTGGCGCTGCTCATCCTGGCTACGGTGACCGCCTTCCGCCTGCATGCTCAACCCCAGCAGGCCGATAAGCTGGTCTTCCGCAGCCGCTTTGCGCGCCTGGCTATGGGTGGCGTGATCGGCCTGTTCATTGTGCTGGTCAGTGGGGCCTTCACCGCCGCTGAGGGCGCAACCTATGCCTGCTCCGGCTGGCCACTGTGCAACGGCGAGCTTATCCCTAGCCATCCGCTCGGCTGGCTGCATATGTTCCATCGTCTTATCGTGGCCTTGCTCACCGTGCATATTGTGATGCTGCTGCGCGCCGCCTGGCGCACCCAGCGCACTCAGCGCGGCATCCTGTCGGCCGCCACGCTGACCGTCGTGCTTTACTTCGCCCAAGTCTTGGTGGGGGCGCTCAAGGTCAGCATGCAATTCCCCATCTATTTGCTCGGCCTGCACGTGGCCACGGCCGCGGCGGTGTGGGCGATGATGGTCGTGCTCGTCGTTCTGGTCGGCCTGGCTGGCCGCACCACGCAAGACGAGGAGCGCGAGGCGGCCAAGCCGGTCAACCGCAAGCAGCGACTGGCCGATTTTGTGCTGCTCACCAAACCCATTATCGTGGCCCTGCTGCTGGTGACCACCTACGCTGGCATGGTGGTGGCTGGCAAAGCCTTGCCTTCGCTCTCGCTCACGTTCTGGACGATGCTGGGCGGTGCGCTGGCGGCGGGCGGCAGCGGCGCCATCAACCAATACATTGACCGCGAGATCGACCAGCATATGACGCGCACGGCGCGGCGGCCCATTGCCGCTGGCCGCCTAACCCCCGCCGAAGGCTACGCCTTCGGCCTGGGTGCGCTGGTCGTTTCGTTCTATATCATGGCGGGCTTCGTCAACCTGCTAGCCGCGCTGCTCACCTTGACCGGTATGCTGTATTACATCGTGCTGTACAGCCTGTGGCTCAAGCACGCCACCGTGCAGAACATCGTCATCGGCGGCGGCGCCGGCGCCATCCCACCGCTGGTGGGCTGGGCGGCCGTCACCGGCGACCTCAGCATTCCGGCGCTGTTCCTGTTCGCCATCGTCTTCATGTGGACCCCGCCGCATTTCTGGGCGCTGGCCCTCGTCAAGCAGAACGATTACGCCCGCGCCGGCGTGCCCATGCTGCCGGTGGTGCGCGGCGAGAAGGCTACCCGCTGGCAGATCTGGGTCTATACCCTGGAGCTGGTGGCGCTGACCCTGCTGATGCCGATCCTGGGTATGGCAGGCGGTGTATACGCGGTGTGCGCCGTGCTGTTGGGCGCCTGGCTCATTTACTGGGCCTGGAAAGTGTGGAAAGTGGGCAGCAACAAGATCGCCTGGAGCATGTACCGCTACTCCAGCATGTACCTGGCCTTCCTGTTTGTGGCTTTGGTGGTTGACGCGTTGGTATAG
- a CDS encoding SURF1 family protein, translating into MLARLFSRRWLLTTILVLAAAAVMVRLGIWQLDRLEWRRAFNARVIEQANLPPMQLGAADTDLDLYSMEYRQVQVTGEYLAQDAVALRNQVWVTVYGNQVGYKLLMPLRIQGSETAILVDRGWVPAEQPLDLAQYAEPGPVAITGQIRRAEIDVQLAFNADPTLQPGELRLELWNYLDLPRLADQMETPLLTGGYVQIVPQGAQEQPPFANPPELDLSEGSHFGYAVQWFTFATILLTGYPYFARRQDLRNEK; encoded by the coding sequence ATGCTCGCCCGCCTGTTCAGCCGCCGCTGGCTGCTCACCACCATTCTGGTGTTGGCAGCCGCCGCGGTCATGGTTCGCCTGGGGATCTGGCAGCTGGACCGTTTGGAATGGCGTCGTGCCTTCAACGCGCGCGTGATCGAGCAGGCCAACCTGCCGCCCATGCAACTTGGGGCGGCCGACACCGATTTGGATTTATACTCAATGGAATATCGCCAGGTGCAAGTGACTGGCGAGTACCTTGCACAAGACGCCGTTGCGTTGCGCAACCAGGTGTGGGTTACGGTCTACGGCAACCAGGTAGGCTACAAGCTGCTGATGCCATTGCGCATCCAGGGCAGCGAGACGGCGATCCTGGTGGATCGTGGCTGGGTACCCGCCGAGCAACCGCTGGACCTGGCGCAGTATGCTGAACCAGGCCCGGTGGCCATCACCGGCCAGATCCGCCGGGCCGAGATCGACGTGCAGCTGGCCTTCAACGCCGACCCTACGCTGCAGCCCGGCGAGCTGCGTTTGGAGCTGTGGAACTATCTGGATCTGCCACGCCTGGCAGACCAGATGGAGACGCCACTGCTCACCGGCGGCTATGTGCAGATCGTGCCGCAGGGCGCGCAGGAGCAGCCGCCGTTTGCCAACCCGCCCGAGCTTGACTTAAGCGAGGGCTCGCACTTTGGCTACGCGGTGCAATGGTTCACCTTTGCCACTATTTTGCTGACGGGCTACCCGTATTTTGCCCGCCGCCAGGATCTGAGAAACGAGAAATGA
- a CDS encoding SCO family protein has protein sequence MKNKRILATALGLVALAALGVTAFQIWEKQKAFRGSEIVPPQIAAPITLQRLDGSTYDLAAQRGRVVVLYFGFTHCPDYCPGTLAKFQQVVTRMGENASQVDFVFVTADPDRDTPQVADEYARHFNPDFIGLSGSEEELTPTWQAYYVGRLIVPMPDSVLGYTVQHSTRSYVIDKQGNLRLTFPFEMQAADMAHDLQLLLAEK, from the coding sequence ATGAAGAACAAACGCATTCTTGCAACTGCACTGGGTCTTGTAGCTCTGGCCGCCCTCGGGGTGACCGCCTTCCAGATCTGGGAGAAGCAAAAGGCCTTCCGCGGCTCGGAGATCGTGCCACCCCAGATTGCCGCGCCCATCACGCTGCAGCGCCTGGACGGCTCGACCTATGACCTGGCCGCCCAGCGCGGCCGTGTGGTGGTGCTGTACTTCGGCTTCACCCATTGCCCTGACTATTGCCCCGGCACCCTGGCTAAGTTCCAGCAGGTCGTTACCCGCATGGGCGAAAACGCCAGCCAGGTTGACTTCGTCTTCGTCACCGCTGACCCGGACCGCGATACGCCTCAGGTGGCCGATGAGTACGCCCGCCACTTTAACCCTGACTTCATCGGCCTCTCCGGCAGCGAGGAAGAGCTGACTCCCACCTGGCAGGCCTACTATGTGGGCCGCCTGATCGTACCCATGCCGGACAGCGTGCTCGGCTACACCGTGCAGCACTCCACCCGTTCCTATGTGATCGATAAGCAGGGCAACCTGCGCCTCACCTTCCCGTTCGAGATGCAGGCTGCCGATATGGCCCATGACCTGCAATTGCTGTTGGCGGAGAAATGA
- a CDS encoding heme-copper oxidase subunit III, whose translation MSAVESYATKLVRNRMGLWLFVISDAFVFVGLFIARMVLLGDTRPHLDQGLGLGVTIMLLVSSFFMNRAEVEMAHGNRPAFLRNTFITMVLGAIFLLGVVGVEWQIAHFGPADGQQGAVFYAMTGFHAFHVLTGVIFLFIVWNNGRRGHYSAEKHWAVEACAIYWHFVDVVWMFFYVGLYLLGTPIV comes from the coding sequence ATGTCTGCTGTAGAAAGCTACGCAACCAAACTCGTCCGCAACCGCATGGGGTTGTGGCTGTTTGTCATCTCAGACGCCTTTGTCTTCGTGGGCCTGTTCATTGCCCGCATGGTGCTGCTGGGCGACACCCGCCCGCACCTTGACCAGGGCCTGGGCCTCGGCGTCACGATCATGCTGCTGGTCAGCAGCTTCTTCATGAACCGCGCCGAAGTCGAGATGGCCCATGGGAACCGCCCGGCCTTTTTGCGCAACACCTTCATCACCATGGTGCTGGGCGCCATCTTCCTGCTGGGTGTGGTCGGCGTTGAGTGGCAGATCGCCCACTTCGGCCCCGCGGATGGCCAGCAGGGTGCTGTGTTCTACGCCATGACCGGCTTCCACGCCTTCCACGTCCTGACCGGCGTGATCTTCCTGTTCATTGTGTGGAACAACGGCCGCCGCGGCCACTACAGCGCCGAGAAGCACTGGGCCGTGGAAGCGTGCGCCATCTACTGGCACTTTGTAGACGTGGTGTGGATGTTCTTCTATGTAGGTCTTTACCTACTGGGAACGCCGATCGTCTAA
- a CDS encoding cbb3-type cytochrome c oxidase subunit I, with amino-acid sequence MRFFSTSFFRGLIAQIAGTVLGMGLVMALRVILGLPLSSAVEAEDAHIREIIVVGGVLVGAIAFLIGAGVFTDWFKWARGEETSDDHTPDPSKPNWMRYFSVDFDHKVIGVQYGVTSLLLLLFGGTFAMLFRIELSGSGITFLNSEIFKVLLGYDGPHLYNTLMSLHGIVMIAGILLGVGAMSNYLVPMLIGANDMAFPRLNAFAFWINVPGAAILLSSLFFGGFDTGWVGYPPLSLRAPLGMQMFLIGVYLVGLSSIAGSINVIVTTLTMRAKGMSLFRMPIFCWAALATALLQFSATQLIGLSFQLVMLERLMGMSFFDSLQGGDPVLYQHLFWFYSHPAVYVFILPGLGVISELLPVFGRKPLYGYRWVALSSFGIAVVSFFVWAHHMFVSGMSPFLRIPFMYSTLLVAVPTGVKFFSWAATVWQGKTIFKTPMLFALGAVVIFLLGGVTGPPLATIATDLHLHDTWFVVGHFHDTMFGGFIFPFVAAIFYWFPKMTGRMYNEKQGKIQFWLMFIGFMLMSNLQLVLGLLGMRRRVVDFDAALGFDTMQLFVTIGGFMVFFGMLLFAYNIIRSWTKGEVAEGNVWDSRSPEWQKPNPMPLHNYEQPFEVVGEPYDYGLPNSQYVNMNPAGSSPSAH; translated from the coding sequence ATGCGTTTCTTTTCCACTAGTTTTTTCCGCGGCCTGATCGCTCAGATCGCCGGCACCGTGCTCGGTATGGGCTTGGTGATGGCGCTGCGCGTCATCTTGGGCCTGCCGCTCTCCAGCGCCGTTGAAGCTGAAGACGCCCACATCCGCGAGATCATCGTGGTGGGCGGCGTGCTGGTGGGCGCCATCGCCTTCCTCATCGGCGCCGGCGTCTTCACCGACTGGTTCAAGTGGGCCCGCGGCGAGGAAACCTCAGACGATCACACGCCTGACCCCAGCAAGCCCAACTGGATGCGCTACTTCAGCGTGGACTTTGACCACAAGGTCATCGGCGTGCAGTATGGCGTCACCTCGCTGCTACTCCTGCTGTTCGGCGGCACGTTTGCCATGCTCTTCCGCATCGAGCTCTCCGGCTCCGGCATTACTTTCCTCAACAGTGAGATCTTCAAGGTGCTGCTGGGTTATGACGGCCCGCACCTTTACAACACCCTCATGTCGCTGCACGGCATCGTCATGATCGCCGGCATCCTGCTGGGCGTTGGTGCCATGTCCAACTACCTGGTGCCGATGCTCATCGGCGCCAACGATATGGCCTTCCCGCGCCTCAACGCATTCGCCTTCTGGATCAACGTGCCCGGCGCGGCCATCCTGCTCAGCAGCTTGTTCTTCGGCGGCTTTGACACTGGCTGGGTGGGTTACCCACCGCTGAGTCTGCGCGCCCCGTTGGGCATGCAGATGTTCCTCATCGGCGTCTACCTCGTCGGCCTGTCGTCCATCGCCGGTTCGATCAACGTCATCGTCACCACGCTCACCATGCGCGCCAAGGGCATGAGCCTGTTCCGCATGCCCATCTTCTGCTGGGCCGCCCTGGCCACCGCGCTGCTGCAGTTCAGCGCCACCCAGTTGATCGGTCTGTCCTTCCAGCTGGTGATGCTGGAGCGCTTGATGGGCATGAGTTTCTTCGACTCGCTGCAGGGCGGTGACCCGGTGCTGTACCAGCACCTGTTCTGGTTCTACTCGCACCCGGCCGTGTACGTATTCATTCTGCCCGGCCTGGGCGTCATCAGCGAGCTGCTGCCGGTCTTCGGCCGCAAGCCGCTCTACGGTTACCGCTGGGTGGCGTTGTCCTCCTTCGGCATCGCCGTGGTCAGCTTCTTCGTGTGGGCTCACCACATGTTCGTCTCCGGCATGAGCCCCTTCCTGCGCATTCCTTTCATGTATTCGACCCTGTTGGTGGCAGTGCCCACCGGCGTCAAGTTCTTCAGTTGGGCCGCCACCGTATGGCAGGGCAAGACCATCTTCAAGACGCCCATGCTGTTCGCCCTGGGGGCGGTGGTCATATTCCTGCTGGGTGGCGTGACGGGGCCCCCGCTGGCCACCATCGCCACGGACCTGCATTTGCACGACACCTGGTTTGTGGTCGGCCACTTCCATGACACCATGTTCGGCGGTTTCATCTTCCCGTTCGTGGCGGCCATCTTCTACTGGTTCCCCAAGATGACCGGCCGCATGTATAACGAGAAGCAGGGCAAGATCCAGTTCTGGCTGATGTTCATCGGCTTCATGCTGATGAGCAACCTGCAGCTCGTGCTCGGCTTGCTGGGCATGCGCCGCCGCGTGGTTGATTTTGACGCTGCGCTGGGCTTCGACACGATGCAGTTGTTCGTCACCATCGGCGGCTTCATGGTCTTCTTCGGCATGCTGCTCTTCGCCTACAACATCATCCGTAGCTGGACCAAGGGTGAGGTTGCCGAGGGCAACGTGTGGGACTCCCGCTCCCCCGAGTGGCAGAAGCCCAACCCGATGCCGCTGCACAACTACGAGCAACCCTTTGAAGTGGTGGGTGAGCCGTATGACTACGGCCTGCCCAACTCACAATACGTCAACATGAACCCGGCGGGCAGCAGCCCGTCTGCGCACTAA
- the coxB gene encoding cytochrome c oxidase subunit II: MIHLLIVGVLVIVATLGLGLLLTQTNILPLQASQQAITIDWLFNIHFWFIAFFVALICVVIVYSLVVFRRKAGEKGDGVYMHGNQRLEIFWTVVPIGIVLWMAVIGGQTLSDVERRDPQAITVDVFASQWSWRFQYEVTTEEGVRTAVASDVLVLPRNQQALLRLHSQDVIHSFFVPEFRVKQDILPGGEEYVRELRITPNTNGTYQVQCAEICGQGHYSMLAQVQVVDGSEFTGWLTEQAADCNLTDVECGQRWAETFGCLGCHTTDGTAKIGPTWLGLAGHNVELTDGSTVIADTNYLLTAIVDPNAQIVAGFQPNVMPQNFDELLSEEQINQIVAFIESLGN, from the coding sequence ATGATTCATCTCCTCATTGTTGGTGTGCTTGTGATCGTGGCAACCCTTGGTTTGGGCTTGTTGCTAACGCAAACAAACATCTTGCCGCTCCAGGCAAGCCAACAAGCCATCACCATTGACTGGCTCTTCAACATTCACTTCTGGTTCATTGCTTTCTTTGTTGCGCTGATCTGTGTCGTCATCGTCTACAGCCTGGTCGTCTTCCGCCGCAAGGCGGGCGAAAAGGGCGATGGCGTGTACATGCACGGCAACCAGCGCCTCGAGATCTTCTGGACGGTGGTGCCGATCGGCATCGTGTTGTGGATGGCGGTGATCGGCGGCCAGACGCTCTCCGACGTGGAGCGCCGTGACCCGCAGGCCATTACGGTAGATGTGTTTGCCTCGCAATGGAGTTGGCGCTTCCAATATGAAGTGACCACCGAAGAGGGCGTGCGCACCGCGGTGGCCTCCGATGTGCTCGTGTTGCCGCGCAACCAGCAAGCTCTGTTGCGCCTGCACTCGCAGGATGTGATCCATTCCTTCTTTGTGCCTGAATTCCGCGTCAAGCAAGACATCTTGCCTGGCGGTGAAGAATACGTGCGCGAACTGCGCATTACCCCCAACACCAACGGCACCTATCAAGTGCAGTGTGCCGAGATCTGCGGCCAGGGCCACTACAGTATGCTGGCCCAGGTGCAGGTGGTGGATGGCTCTGAGTTCACCGGCTGGCTCACCGAGCAGGCGGCTGACTGCAACCTGACCGATGTAGAGTGCGGCCAGCGCTGGGCCGAGACCTTCGGCTGCCTGGGCTGCCACACCACCGACGGCACTGCCAAGATCGGCCCCACCTGGCTCGGCCTGGCCGGCCACAATGTGGAGCTAACCGACGGCAGCACCGTCATTGCCGATACCAATTACCTGCTGACCGCTATCGTGGACCCGAATGCCCAGATCGTGGCCGGTTTCCAACCCAATGTCATGCCGCAAAACTTTGATGAGCTTCTCAGCGAGGAGCAGATCAACCAGATCGTGGCTTTCATTGAGAGCCTGGGCAACTAA
- the bcp gene encoding thioredoxin-dependent thiol peroxidase yields the protein MTLNIGQKAPDFKLPDENGKLHKLSDYKGKTVVLYFYPADDTPGCTLEACNFRDDYLKYKAAGAVILGVSPDDEQSHEKFKAKFSLPFPLLADVGHKVCEQYGVWGEKTMFGKKYMGVIRSTFLIGPDGKIAEIYSKVSVPKHSEKVLKAVEELQA from the coding sequence ATGACCCTGAACATTGGCCAGAAGGCCCCTGATTTCAAACTGCCCGACGAGAACGGCAAGCTGCACAAGCTCTCAGACTATAAGGGCAAGACGGTGGTGCTGTACTTCTACCCGGCAGATGACACCCCGGGCTGCACGCTGGAAGCCTGCAACTTCCGTGACGACTACCTCAAGTACAAGGCGGCTGGCGCGGTGATCCTGGGCGTCAGCCCGGATGACGAGCAATCCCACGAGAAGTTCAAGGCGAAGTTCAGCCTGCCGTTCCCGCTGCTGGCGGATGTGGGCCATAAGGTCTGCGAGCAATACGGCGTTTGGGGCGAGAAGACCATGTTCGGCAAGAAGTACATGGGCGTCATCCGCTCCACGTTCCTGATCGGGCCGGACGGCAAGATCGCCGAGATTTACAGCAAGGTCAGCGTCCCCAAGCACAGCGAAAAAGTGCTCAAAGCGGTTGAAGAGCTGCAAGCCTGA